In a single window of the Rhopalosiphum padi isolate XX-2018 chromosome 1, ASM2088224v1, whole genome shotgun sequence genome:
- the LOC132922916 gene encoding spermine oxidase: MGEPLPDVSKHKVIIIGAGIAGLAAATHLSQHDMNDFIVLEAQNRIGGRICSTSINGQQIELGAHWIHGVLGNPMYELALANGLVDITHRPKLPSIIATAMDGTKVPIELLQETYEAYMCFLRRCEDYFTGAFDPPPGIHSVGEHVQLEIAIYLEKVQNNNVRKLQRLIFNCLLKRETCITGCNNMVDIDLVELGSYKELQGGNIALPSGYSSILDPIHNKLPPDCIKMNSRVTKIKWPSGIDNGTDSEDSDKTVIEVGGEDVTNETVYVHCDDKIYEADSIICTLPLGILKSNDIFCPKLPKYKEKSIGRLLYGVVDKIFLYYDRPFLSQDIDEILLLWENDEIGDWSEKIYSFSKVNDTLLLGWLSGNEAEIMEKLDDKKIGDKCTEVLRRFLNDPCIPYPSKCICTRWKTNEFSLGSYTAIGVGSSQLDIEHIARPMHVNNNKIPIITFAGEHTHPNFYSTVHGAYLSGRAAAEMLIVCKREEEPLNTTVTDLSTWVQGLPLA, encoded by the exons ATGGGTGAACCATTACCCGATGTCTCAAAGcacaaagttattattattggcgCTGGAATAGCTGGTCTAGCAGCAGCCACACATTTGTCACAGCATGATATGaatgattttattgttttggaAGCACAAAATCGTATTGGTGGTCGAATATGTTCTACTTCAATAA ATGGTCAACAAATTGAACTTGGGGCTCATTGGATTCATGGCGTATTAGGTAATCCTATGTATGAATTAGCTTTGGCTAATGGTCTAGTGGATATTACTCATCGTCCGAAATTACCCAGTATTATTGCAACTGCAATGGATGGAACTAAAGTTCCTATTGAATTATTACaa gaaACATATGAAGCATACATGTGTTTTTTGCGGCGATGTGAAGATTACTTTACGGGCGCATTTGATCCACCACCCGGGATTCACAGTGTTGGAGAACATGTGCAGCTCGAAATTGCAATTTATTTggaaaaagtacaaaataataatgttcgtAAATTACAGCggttaatttttaactgtctACTGAAGCGAGAAACTTGTATTACTGGATGTAACAATATGGTTGATATTGATTTGGTTGAGTTAGGTAGTTACAAAGAACTGCAGGGTGGTAATATTGCACTGCCCAGTGGTTACAGCAGTATTCTAGATCCAATACATAACAAGTTACCACCCGATTGCATAAAGATGAATTCTCGAGTGACAAAAATCAAATGGCCATCAGGCATTGACAATGGTACAGATTCTGAAGATTCTGATAAGACTGTAATTGAAGTGGGCGGAGAGGATGTCACCAATGAAACTGTGTATGTTCATTGTGATGATAAGATTTATGAAGCTGACAGTATTATTTGCACATTGCCATTAGGTATACTCAAATCCAATGACATTTTCTGTCCAAAACTACCTAAGTACAAAGAAAAATCTATTGGTAGACTATTGTATGGTGTTGtagataaaatttttttgtattacgaTCGGCCATTTTTGAGTCAAGATATAGATGAGATACTTTTATTATGGGAAAATGATGAAATCGGGGATTGGAGTGAAAAGATATATAGTTTTTCAAAAGTAAATGATACACTGTTGCTTGGTTGGTTATCTGGTAATGAAGCTGAAATTATGGAGAAATTggatgataaaaaaattggaGACAAGTGTACAGAAGTATTGAGACGGTTTTTGAATGACCCTTGTATACCATATCCATCTAAATGTATTTG caCTCGATGGAAAACTAATGAATTCAGTCTCGGTTCATATACAGCTATTGGAGTTGGTTCTAGTCAGTTAGATATTGAACACATTGCAAGGCCAAtgcatgttaataataataagatt CCTATTATAACGTTTGCTGGAGAACATACCCATCCAAATTTTTACTCCACTGTTCACGGGGCATATTTGTCTGGGCGTGCAGCTGCTGAAATGTTGATTGTATGTAAACGTGAAGAAGAACCACTTAATACTACAGTCACTGACCTAAGTACATGGGTACAAGGCTTACCACTAGCATAG